The uncultured Trichococcus sp. DNA window CCCAAGCCAAATTGGAAATTTTGGAGGGGTTGAAGCCGGAAGGGACGTTCATCTGTCCCGGCGACGAACCATTGATTTCCGAAGAGCTGCCCCAGGGATGCGACTTCCGTCAGCTGACTTTCGGTACGGACGAAACGGCTGCTGTCTATGCCTATGACATCGTTCCTGGCAAAAACAGAACGACTTTCCATGTGAATCTGGATCCGAGCGTCAATCTGGAGATCCCGGTATTGGGCGTGTACAATGTCCGGAATGCTTTGGCTGCTTTAGCCGCCGCCCAGGTACTGGGCATGACGATCGCTGAGGCGAAGGAAGCGTTGGCGACCTTCCAACTGACCGCCAACCGCACACAGTGGCTTGATGGCGTAAACGGCTCGCAACTGCTGAATGATGCCTACAATGCGAGTCCGACTTCGATGACGGCGGTGCTGCGCTCGTTCGCGAATCTTCCGCGCGAGGGCAAGAAGATTATCGTGCTCGGTGATATCCGTGAATTGGGTGAACATTCCGCGGAAATGCACGCAGCCTTGGCAACGGAAATTTCCCCTGAGGAGTTCGATCAGGTCTATCTTTACGGTACGGAAATGCGTGCTCTTTATGAAAACTTAAGGACTGCCTTTCCGGAAGGGACACTTTATCATTATGTTGGGGAAAAGGCACCATTGATCGACAAGCTGAAGTCCGAACTGCAATACGCCGACCAAGTGCTGATCAAATCCAGTTTCGGCACTGATTTATTGGCGGTTGTGGCAGCTTTACGTGTATAATAGAAAGCGTAAGGGATTTGGATGGTTCGAGTCGCCGCAAATGCAATGGAATCCCCCTTTTCAGCCAATTCGGGTCACACGCGTCAATTGTCGGTAAATTGCAGTTTTATTTGTCATTTTCATTGAAAATATACTTACAACAGGTTTTTTTTGTAAGGAATTTCATTATTTTAAGAGAAAATGATTTGTAAAAATCTGCGGAACATGTTATTATTGCTGTTGGTAAGAATAGAGAAATAAGAGGGTTTTTTCTGCGAAGTGCAGAATGTTTGATTTATCAAGCTTTCTATTCAAGGGATTAAGTAAAAAAGGTTTATCTTTTATTTATAAGATTATGAACCGTATGAGATATACGGGTAAAAGAAAAGACTCTCTAAATTTTAGTTTCTCAAAATTAGGAGGAAACATGAAATTTTCAGAATTAGGGTTAAACGCGGAGTTATTGAAATCGATTGAGCAAATGGGATTTGAGGAAGCAACACCGATCCAAGAACAAACAATTCCTTTGGCATTGCAAGGGTTGGACGTTATTGGGCAAGCACAAACCGGTACTGGTAAAACAGCTGCTTTCGGATTGCCTATGCTGCAAAAAATCGACAACAACAACAAAGTTATTCAAGGTATCGTTATTGCACCTACACGTGAGTTGGCTATCCAAACGCAAGAAGAATTGTACCGTTTGAGCCGCGACAAAAAAGTGTCCGTGCAGGTTGTCTACGGTGGAGCTGACATCAACCGTCAAATCCGTGCTTTGAAAAACAGACCGCAAATTATTGTCGGAACGCCTGGTCGTCTTTTGGACCACATCAAACGCAAAACAATCCGTCTGGATCACATCGAAACATTAGTTCTGGATGAAGCAGATGAAATGCTGAACATGGGCTTCTTGGAAGACATCGAAGCAATCTTGAGCGAAACACCGGCTGAACGTCAAACATTGTTGTTCTCAGCTACAATGCCTGACTCAATCAAAAAAATCGGTGTCAAATTCATGCACGCTCCAGAGCATGTCAAAATCAAAGCATCACACACTGCAGCTAACTTAATCGATCAGTATTTCGTTAAATGTAAGGACTTTGAAAAATTCGATACAATGACTCGTTTGTTCGATGTGCAAAATCCTGAATTGGCTATCGTATTCGGCCGTACAAAACGTCGTGTAGACGAATTGTCAAAAGGTTTGGAATTGCGTGGTTACCGTGCAGAAGGAATCCACGGCGACTTGACGCAACAAAAACGTATGAGCGTATTGAACGCATTCAAGACAGGCGATTTGGACATCTTGGTAGCGACTGACGTTGCTGCTCGTGGATTGGATATTTCAGGTGTTACACACGTATACAACTACGATATCCCTCAAGATCCAGAGAGCTATGTTCACCGTATCGGCCGTACAGGTCGTGCCGGTAAAGAAGGTATGTCAGTGACTTTCGTTACACCAAACGAAATGGATTACTTGCGTACAATCGAAAACCTGACCAAAAAACCAATCACTCCATTACAACCACCGAGTGATGAAGAAGCTTTCCGCGGCCAAGTGAAAACAGCCATGGATGAAGTGGAAACATTGGTTAAAGAAACAGAAACAGACAAATACAAACGTGCAGCTGTTCGCTTGCTTGAAGAGCACACTGCTGAAGATTTGGTGGCAGCATTCTTGAAGAGCCTTTCTAAAGATGCTACTGATGTTCCTGTTAAAATCACACCAGAACGTCCATTGCCTTCAAGAAAAGGTAAAGGCGGCGGTGGTTACAAAGGTAAAGGTGGCGGCGGCTACAAAGGTAACCGTAGTTCATCAGACAGACGTGGCGGCGGAGAACGCGGCGGTGAGCGCAGTTTCAACAAAAATCGCTCAAGCGACAGTAAACCACGCTCCGGCGGCAAACGCTATGATGACAAACGTGGTGGCGGCAGCAGTGCCAGCGCACCTAAGAAAAGCAGCCATAGCTTCACTATCCGTAACAACAACGACTAATCAGTGATAAAACCTCTTCTCCAATTGGCCTGTGCCAGGGGAAGAGGTTTTTCTTATGCTGGAAATTTTTTGTTTTTTTGGTAAAATGAGAACAATGTATGCGGAGGAGGCGGTGATCGGAATGATTTATGGGATAGGATTGGACGTAACCGAGCTGGACCGCATCACAAGTGCCTATGAGCGGCGGCCAGGTTTTGCGGAAAGGGTTTTGACCGAAGCGGAACTGAAATTGTTCCTGGTTTTGAGTGGGTCACGCCAAATGGAATTTCTGGCAGGACGCTATGCCGCAAAAGAAGCTTTCTCGAAGGCTTACGGAACAGGCATCGGCAAACTGTCTTTCCAAGATATCGAAATTTTGCCGGGAGAGAACCGGAAGCCTGAAATAACCAGATCCCCGTTCGAAGGGAATGGGTTCGTATCCATCACGCATTCGGGGAACATCATCGCCGCGCAAGTGGTACTAGAAAAGTAAAGGGGTCTTTTACATGGTAGTAGGAAAGCACCGTCCGACGATAGCAACTGTCGATTTGGAAGCTATTTCGTGGAACATCCAACAAATCAGAAAGGGTCTATCGCCAGGAAAGAAATTTTTCGCGGTCGTCAAAGCCGATGCCTATGGATTGGGAGCCGTACCGGTAGCGAAAGCGGCGAAGGAAGCTGGCGTGGACGGTTTCTGTGTCGCGCTGTTGGATGAGGCCATGGAGCTACGGGAGAATGGGCTGTCCGATGACTTTATCATGGTTGTGGGTCCGACGGAGGCAGAAGATGCTGCACTCATAGCGGATAACGGGATCAGCGTGGCCGTCACGGCAACGGAATGGTTGGAAGCGGCCTTGCCGTATCTGCAGGAACGCCAAACGGATCTGCCGGTCCGCGTTCATATGGCGATCGATACTGGGATGGGCCGCATCGGCCTGCGCACGGTCGAGGAGGTCAAGGCCTTCGAGGCGCGCCTTGCCGAACTGGAGGGCTTTGTTTTTGAAGGCATCTTTACGCACTTCGCAACGGCCGATGGTGAAGATCCGACATTGGTGGAGCAGCAGCTGAATTTGTTTGAGGACATCTTGGAGGCATTGGCCCAACGACCGCCGATTGTGCATCTGGCGAATTCCGCGATTTCGCTTTGGCATGAAGCGTTCCGGACGGATGCGGTCCGTGTCGGAATCGCGATGTATGGCTACAACCCTTCCGACACCGTGTTGGAGTTGCCTTATGAACTGAAGCCATCCGTGCAGTTGGATACGCAGATCAGCTATGTCAAACAGATGCATGAAGGCGACACGATCGCATACGGCGCCCGCTACCGCGCTTTTGAGGGGGAATGGATCGCTACACTTCCGATCGGCTATGCCGACGGATGGAGACGGGATCTTCGCCATCAGACGGTCATCGTCGATGGCCAGCGCTGCCCGATCCGGGGAGTCATCTGCATGGATCAATGCATGATCAGCCTTCCAAAAGAATATCCGGTCGGGACCAAAGTGACGCTCCTGGGGGAAAACGGCGGACTCGTCAATAACCCATCCGAAATGGCCGTAACAATCGATACGATCGGATATGAAATTTTGACGGGAATCAATGCCCGCGTCCCGCGCGTCTACAAATAGAAGAACCGAAAAAATAAGGGAAGCTGTCCAGTGCCTGCTGAAGGCGGACAGCTTTTTTGTGATGAAAATCAGATGAAAATGTGCCGCCAGTCGTTTTCAAAAGCGAACATGTGTGGTAAACTGTCTTGGCTCACAGATGAGTGCGTGGTTCGTCTACCATCCCACGAAAAAAAACTAGGAGGTTTTTAGATTGAGTACAAGAAAAATGGTGATCAATACAATTATCGCAGCACTTTATGTTGCGTTGACAGGGATTTTTGCTTTTATGTCGTTCGGTGCCATCCAATTCCGTGTTTCAGAAATGCTGAATCATTTGGTGGGTTACCACAAAGATTACAAATACGGTGTGTTGGCGGGAGTTTTTATCGCCAATCTGATTTTTTCAACGTTAGGTGCCTGGGACTTGGTTTTCGGATTTGGCCAGACATTGATCTCTTTCCTTATTCTGGAAAAATTGTTCAAACCCAACGATTCCGAAATGAAACGCATGATGTTGACCGCGCTCGTCTTCACCTTGACGATGGTTTTTGTCGCGATTGAGCTATACATCGTTCTTGATTTGCCTTTCTGGTTCAGCTTTGCGACAGCGGCATTCGGTGAGGCGGTCGTGCTGGTTGTGTCAGCGCCGCTCATGAAATACCTGAACAAGATCATCGGTTTTGCCGATAAAATGGCTTGATCCGTTAAAAATTGATATGAGAAAAACTGGAGAGCGGGGGCTTTTGCTGGATGGACAGCAGAGCCTCCTGTTTTTTTGCTAGGATATGTCTCATCGTTCTCTTATAATAGAGAGGTAATCCAAAAAGAGGGAGGAAATAATATATGGAAATGTACGCAATTACAGTCGGTCCGATCCAAGAAAACTGTTATTTTTTGATTGGAGACCATGAAAATGACACGATCATCTTTGACCCAGGTGAGCAAGCGGAGGACATCATCGCAGCTATCGAAGAGAATGAGTTGCATCCGATAGCGATCGTGTTGACCCATGCGCACTACGATCATATCGGAGCCCTCGAAACGATCCGGGAAAAATACGATGTTCCCGTTTACCAAAATCCAATCGAACGCGAGTGGCTGTTGGATCCGCAACTGAATGGATCCGCAAGCAATCCGAACGTTCCCGATGTCCGACTTGCGAAGGAAGCGGATGTCTTCTTTGAGGAGATGGGGCCCTACCAAATCGGCGAGTTCCGTTTTGAGATGCAACATATTCCTGGCCATTCGCCAGGAAGCACCGTCTTCATTTTCCGCGAGAACGGGTTCGCGATCGTTGGGGATGTCATCTTTAAAGGTAGCGTCGGCCGCAGCGATTTGCCGGGCGGCAGCCATGAAACCTTGATCGCAGGCATCCAGAAATACATCGTACCTCTTCCGGGAGAAATGGTTCTGTTCCCTGGACACGGCGATCCTACGACAGTAAGGGAAGAAATCTATTCCAACCCCTATCTGAATGGCGCTACCCGCTGATCCGGGTATGCGCAAAAAAGTCGGACAAGCACAAGGCTTCGTCCGACTTTTTGTATTAGTTTTTAGATCGAGCGGGCGTCTGGAGCCTGAGTGGAATTCCCGATGAAGGCTTGCTCGCCGGGAAAACGCCACTCCGGACGCTCAATGTAATGTGATGGGTTGGATTTCAGAAATCGACTTGCAGGTTTTCGATCTCCGTCACGCGGAAATCTTTGCGCTCCAACGCCTTGACGATTGAGTCCAGCACCTGTTTTGGTGTACCGGCGGGTAAAGTGACCAATACCCTTCTCAAGGCGTCTTCCCGGTTGATGTCCAGGGAAATGCAGCTGGCGATGGAGGAGTAGCGGTTGATGATCTTGGTGATGTGGTACAGGTCGCCTTTTTGACCGGGAGCGATGACGGTCAGCACATAGCTTCCGACATCGATGCTCCATGATTGGGCCAGCATATTCAGCAAGGCGTTGTGGGTCAGGATGCCGTAGAAAGTCATGTCCTTATTCAAAACGGAAATGTAGGGCAACTCTTTGATGGTAAAAAATACCTTAAAGAATGAACTGTCTATCGAAATGAATTTTGTGGCATTCTTCAGCAGATGCGTGACAGGGAGGTTCATGTCCCCACCATTGGCTTTATGCCGATAGATATGCATTTTGTAGATGTTTCCCCGGAAGATGGTTTCTGTTTCATCCAAAATCGGAACGCAACGGAAGCCGGATTCTTCGAGGATATCCAGTGCATCCCGAAGCGTGGCGGACTCTTTGACGATGGTCAACTCTCGTTTGGGGATGGCAAGTGAGCGGATAAGCATATAATATAGGTCCTCCTAAAAACACGGTTGTCTTAATGTGATAATAACATTAAAATGAAAAAAAGCAACGGTTAAAAACGCATAGTTGGAAATTCTTAAACATTTGATAAATCAAGCAGTAAAGCCCTTCCAAAGCTATGGCAGCATCTAATGAACATTAGATTGAAATGAGAACACTTGTCGGGCCAGGCAAGCCTAAGGAAGAAGAGTTGGACAGCGCCATCAGCCCGCGAATGAAAAATCTCTTGATTTTTCGAGTGGAGTTCACTATATTAAGTAGTATATAATTGAACAGAATCTATATTTTTTTATGCAACGGCACCTAACCTCAGTTCAGGAAATGTCCCCGTTGCGTGAGTCACCATTAAAAAGGAGAAAAAAATCATATGAACCCAGACCCCGAAGGCCAGTCGTTATTATCAAAAATAGCATTGATCCTAACCCTGACTTTACTGAATGCTTATTTTGCTTCAGCTGAATTAGCATTTGTTTCCATCAACCGCTCCAAAATCGAGAAGCTGGCCAAAGACGGCGATAAGAAAGCGCAAAAGGTTTTGCGTCTTTTGGAGAATCCGGATGATTTCTTGGCCACTATCCAAGTTGCCATCACTTTTGCGGGATTCTTCAGCAGTGCATCGGCTTCATCCAATTTCGTCGGCTATATCGAGCCGTTGTTGGGAAACATCGCAGGTGGCAAGACGATAGCGATGATCATCATCACCGTTATCCTTTCCTACATCACGCTCGTTTTTGGCGAGCTGTACCCGAAACAGATCGCCCTACAGATGCCTGAAAGCATTGCGCGTCATACTGCAGGTCCGATCGTTGTCGTCAAGACACTCTTCAAACCGTTTGTTTGGTTGTTGTCCTTTTCGACCGGCATCCTGAAGAAGCTGACGCCGATTGAATTCACGAATGTGGAAGAGAAGCTCACCCGTGATGAAATGAAGGCCATCCTGGCACAGAGCCGAGGCGAAGGGGTCATCGATCCATCCGAGTTCACGATGATGCAGGGGGTACTTTCGTTGGATACGAAGCTTGCCCGCGAATTGATGGTGCCGCGTACCGACACCTTGATGATGGATTTGGATGATGATCTGGAGTACAACATCGCGCTGGTTCTGAACAGTCAATATTCCCGGATTCCGGTCTATGAGGAAGACAAAGACAATGTCATAGGCGTTCTGCATATGAAAAATGTGTTGAAGGCATCAAAGGAAGTCGGTTTCGAGCGGATTTCTTTCCGTGAATTGGTCAATGCGCCTTTGTTCGTCCCTTCCACTATTTATATCGATGATCTCTTGGTTGAATTCCGCAAGACCCACACGCACATGGCCATCATCAAGGATGAATACGGCGGTGTGGAGGGGATCATCACCCTCGAGGACCTTTTGGAGGAAATCGTAGGGGACATTGAGGATGAATATGATGAAATTTACCGCCTTTCGAAAAAAATCGATGACAATCATTACGTCGTCAATGGACGTATGCCGCTGGACAAGTTCAATCAATTGTTCAAGACGGCAATCGCTTCCGAAGAAGTGGACACGATCGCCGGCTACATGATCGAGGAACTCGGCTATTTTCCGAAAGATGATGAGCATGCGACGATTCAGACTGGAGAGTACCTGCTGACGACTACTCAGGTCGAGAGCGGCCGGATCAGGGGCATCCGTGTCACAAGGGAACCGGTCCAAGAATTAGTTGTTGAAGATGAATAAGCGCAAGGCTGGGATTCGTTCCCAGCCTTGTTGCCATTAACAAAAGAGCACGTGATAAGGAGAAAAAAGCATGGCATTGAACGAAATGATGGACAGACCCGTCGTAAAGAAAGAACTGGTTGCTTTTATGCGCGACAGACTGAAACGTTTCCCGGGAGAATTGGGGGAACTGGAAAAGACAGCGAATGAAAAAGGCGTACCGATCATCCCGCACGAAACAGCTGTTTTCCTGAACATGCTGTTGGGTCAGATCAAGCCCAAACAGATACTGGAAATCGGAGCGGCCATCGGTTTCTCGGGAAGCTTGATGGCGCAACATGTCGGAGCGGAAGGCCATGTCACGACCATCGATCGTTTTGAGGTCATGATCAACCACGCCAAAGCAAATTTTGAAAAACTGGGCATCACAGACAAAGTGACGCTTTTGGAGGGCGATGCGGCGGAAGTCCTGCCTACTTTGGAAGGACCGTATGATTTCATCTTTATGGACAGCGCAAAATCCAAATATTATGAATTTTTGCCCCACTGCATCCGGCTTCTGAAGAAAGACGGCATGCTGGTCATCGATGATGTTTTCCAAGGCGGAACCATCCTCGATGATGAAAAGGACGTTCCCAAAAGGGTCCGCAAAATCCACCGACGCCTGAACAAGCTGATGGATACCGTGCTGGACCATCCGGCGTTGGAAACATCCCTCGTCCCCCTTGGTGATGGGCTGTTGCTGATCGTGAAGAAAGAAGACTTTGATTTCGGCTACATCCTGGATGAAATCGAAGCGGAAAAACAGGATCGCGCATAGTAATTTAGGGCTTGCCTCGAAATGAGGCAGGCTCTTTTTTGAATGGCATGGCGCCGGGTTGCCGGAGGAGGAGAGCCCGTGAAACGGGTCTCAACTCCGGCGAAGCCTGCGTTCCCCGGAGGAGAACATTGCGGTGCCACTCCATTCAGTTTGCCCGTAGAGAACATTGCAAGGCTGGTGAAAACGGAGCGCATCTGTTTGCATTTCTTCCGCGTTGGTATTATGATGAGTGTCTAAGAACCGGCCTATTATAAAAAAATTAAGATAAAATAGGTTGATTTTTCAAGAAAACATGGTAAAGTGATGAAAAGTGAGTTATGATCATTTGTAACGTAAACGTAACTTGGTTGTAACAAAACAAGAAGGTGGTCAGACAGTGAAAAAGAAACCCATCATCATTGGCGCTGCAACAATCTTATTGGTTGCAGCCGGATACTTTGGTGCAGGTAGCTATTATGAAGATAAATTCTTGCCGAACACGATGCTGGATGGCATTGACATATCGAATGATACCGTAGCCCAAGCAAAAGCAGAGACAACTGCAGCAATCGCACAAGCGCAGGTCGAAATCGTTGAAAATGGAGAAACCATCCTTGCGTTCACACCTGATGATCTAGGCATTTCCATCGACAACTCCGAGAAATTGGAAGCGATGAAAGCGGAACAAAATGGCTGGGACTGGCCGTTTTTGCTGTTCCAAGATAAACAGGAAGAGACCGATCTGAGCGGTGTTTCTGTCGACGAAACGGCTTTCGGGAACATCGTGGCGGAAATGCAGTTGGAAAATGAGAGCCGCATGGCACCCGTGAACGCTACCGTCGTCAAAGGAACGGAAGGCTATGAGATTGCGCCTGAAACCGCAGGGGACAAGGTCGATCTGGAATTGTTGAAAGCAAGCATGCTGGAAGCGATCATTGCCGGAGAAACCGAAATCGACCTGGCACAGGCGTATCAACAGCCGACATTGACGGCAGACGATCCAATTTTGATGGAAACGCTGCAGAAATTGGATGAGTTGACGAATACGGTTATCCAATACACGATTTCCGGACAGACGGAGACAGTGCCGCAAACAGCCATCGTCGAATGGTTGGTCGTAGACGAGAACGGTGAAGTGTCGGTCAATCGCGAAGGGGTTGCAGCCTACATGCAGGGACTCAGCGACACCTACAGCACCTATTCCCGTACGCGGGATTTCTTGGCGACGGACGGTGAAACGGTTCAAGTCCCACCTGGTACGTATGGATGGACACTGGCTGTCGCAACCGAAACGGACAAACTGGTCAACTATATTTTGGCGGGTGAAGACGTCACGGTAACGCCGAACTTTAACGGTACCGGCTACCATGCGGACGGCACTGACATCGGCGCTACCTATGTTGAAGTGGATCTTTCCAGCCAACATATGTGGTATTACAAAGATGGCGTCATTGTGCTCGAGACAGACATCGTTTCCGGGCATCCGATGACACCGACGCCGACTGGGGTCTTCTACATCTGGAACAAAGAAGAGGATGCCGTCCTGGAAGGCTACAATCCGAGGACCGAGAAGGATTACGAATCGCCTGTAGAATACTGGATGCCTGTCGATTGGACAGGCATCGGTATCCACGACTCGTCCTGGCAACCTGCTTACGGCGGTGAATATTGGCTTACTGCCGGATCGAACGGGTGTGTCAATACGCCGCCTGGGGTCATGGCTGAATTGTATGGGATGATCGGTATCGGGGTTCCGGTCGTCATCCACAGCTGATGAATCAACGAACGCCATAACTACCAATAGAGGGATGAGCTATCAGTCAGGAAAGCGATTGATGGCTCGTCCTTTTTGGTACAGTTGTCCGGATCCCGTCGGAAGGTAATTCAGGAACGCTTTGCACATAAGCGGCTGCAATTGTATAATAAAGAGTAGACGTTCCGAATGGGACAGAGAGTTGCAAGAAACAAGGAGGTTTGAAGATGAAAAAGGTACTAGTGGTAGACGATGAAAAACCAATTTCAGATATAATCAAGTTTAATCTGACCAAAGAAGGTTATGATGTCTTCACTGCATTTGATGGTGAGGAGGCCTTGGCGCAGTTTGCAGAGGTGGGTCCGGATATCATCCTGCTGGATCTGATGCTGCCAAAAATGGACGGTTTGGAAGTCTGCCGGGAAATCCGCAAGACGAGCGATGTGCCGATCATCATGTTGACGGCAAAAGATTCTGAAATCGACAAGGTGCTTGGACTTGAATTGGGTGCGGATGACTATGTCACGAAACCATTTTCGAACCGAGAATTGGTCGCGCGCGTAAAAGCAAATTTGAGGAGACAAGCCTCTCCAGTCGCACCACCGCCTGAAGAAGACGATACGAATGAAATTAAAATCGGATCCTTGATCATCCACGAAGATGCCTACATCGTGTCGAAGCGCGGGGTAGAAATCGAACTGACCCACCGCGAGTTCGAGTTGCTGCATTATTTGGCGAAACATCTCGGCCAAGTGATGACACGGGAGCATCTGCTGCAGACTGTATGGGGATATGATTATTTCGGCGATGTCCGCACGGTTGATGTGACGGTCCGGAGATTGCGCGAAAAAATCGAAGATACACCAAGCCATCCGACTTGGTTGATCACACGAAGAGGAGTAGGCTACTTCTTAAAGAACCCGGATCAGGAGTAACAGTATATGAACAAAAAGATACGTTTGGTTCACTCCATTCATTTTAAGATACCGATGTTGTTCATTTTCCTTCTGTTGGTATCCCTGCAATTGATCGGGGCCTATTTTATCCGTGAACTCGAAACGAAAATGATCAGCAATTTCGATAGCCAGATGAGCCTGAATGCCGGTTTTCTGGAGAAAACGCTGCAGCCGCTCCTGCTGGCTGATGATGCTGAAAAGCTGGAGGCTTCTGTGCAGACTATCCTCAGCGATTTTACGGGCGCCAACATTCTGGAAACGCAGGTCCTGGATGAGCAAGGGTATATCCTTGGAATCAATGACCAAACGCTGCAATCTTTGATCGGAACGAAGTCGACCGATCGGGATGTTCAACAAGTCATTCTTCTGGATGCACCCTCATCATACCAATATGTGAAGGAAGACACGAATAGCCGTGTGCTGAAGAAAATCAATCCGATCTATTCCATGGACAATACGGGTACCCTTATCGGTGTGTTGGTGATGGAATCGAATATCGAATCGGTCTATTCGCAGATGAGCCAGACGGTGAGCATTTTTTTGAATGCATCGTTGGTGGCGATCATCATCACGGTTGTTTTGGCAGTGATCATCTCCCGCGGCATCACGCGCCCCATTTCGGAGATGCGCCGACAGACAGCGAACATTGCCGACGGGGATTATTCCGGTAAGGTTACGGTCTATGGAGCGGACGAATTGGGCGAACTGGCTGAGACAATCAATGACCTGTCCTATAAAGTCAAGGATGCCCAGGAAACGACGGAATCGGAGCGCCAAAGGTTGGACAGCGTCCTGCGGCACATGACGGATGGCGTGTTGGCCACAGACCGTCGCGGCAAAATCATTATCATCAACAGTCGGGCGATGGATCTGCTCTCGATTTCGCAAGACAAAGCGATCGGACAATCGATCATGAAAGTGCTGAAGCTCGGGGAGAAATTCACTTTCCGCCAGTTGTTGGAGACGCAGGACGAGTTGATCCTGAACATCCCGACAGAAGATCAGGACACGATTCTGCGCGGTGAATTTTCAGTCATTCAGAGGGAATCCGGTTTCATCAGCGGATTGGTCTGTGTGCTTTCCGACATCACAGAGCAAGAAAAAGTCGAACAGGAACGCCGCAGCTTCGTTTCCAATGTATCCCATGAATTGCGGACGCCGTTGACAAGCGTGAAAAGTTACACGGAATCGCTGATCGACGGCGCTTGGCAAGATAAAGAAATCGCCCCGGAATTCCTGAAAGTCATCTCCACCGAGACTGATCGGATGATCCGGATGATCACCGATCTGCTGAACTTATCTCGGATGGACCAAGGGAAGCAGGAACTGAATCTGGAGTTCGTCAGCATCAATGAACTGGTCGCGCATATCATCGATCGCTTCGAAATGGTGTTGAAGTCGGAACAGTACCGAAACAAAAAATACAAGATCGAACGGGACTTTACGCAAAGGACGTTGTGGGTCGAAATCGATCAGGATAAATTTATCCAGGTCATCGATAATATCATGAACAACGCCATCAAATATTCTCCGGACGGCGGGAAAATAACCTGCCGGCTGATGGAGACGCACAACAGTGTCGTCATCAGCATCACGGATGAAGGCTTGGGCATTCCGCGTAAGGATATCGGTCATGTCTTTGACCGATTCTATCGGGTGGACAAGGCGCGCGCCCGTTCGATGGGCGGCACCGGACTTGGATTGGCCATTTCCAAAGAGGTCGTCCAATTGCACGGCGGGAAAATCTGGGTGACCAGTGTGGAAAATAAAGGGTCGACGTTCTTTATTTCCCTGCCTTACATTCCGATGGACGAGGAGGATGAATGGGGATGAGAAAAAAAGAATCACCGATACTGAGCGCACTGCTGTATACATTGGTCGCAATCAGTCTGTTCCTGACAGTAAGGATCCTTTCCACTCCGAGTACGATTGGTTTGGGCCAGAATTCGACGACATCCGTCTCCGCAAATCTGACCAACACGAAAAAAATAGAGGATGTCTTTGCGCCGATAAGGATGATTGTCCATACGGATAAGCGTATTTATTTGACGCAAATGCCGGAAATTATGCAAAACGTAAATGACCTGTTCGGGGAGAGCGTCCTTGACGGAATCGAAGGGGTCTCC harbors:
- a CDS encoding L,D-transpeptidase family protein, encoding MKKKPIIIGAATILLVAAGYFGAGSYYEDKFLPNTMLDGIDISNDTVAQAKAETTAAIAQAQVEIVENGETILAFTPDDLGISIDNSEKLEAMKAEQNGWDWPFLLFQDKQEETDLSGVSVDETAFGNIVAEMQLENESRMAPVNATVVKGTEGYEIAPETAGDKVDLELLKASMLEAIIAGETEIDLAQAYQQPTLTADDPILMETLQKLDELTNTVIQYTISGQTETVPQTAIVEWLVVDENGEVSVNREGVAAYMQGLSDTYSTYSRTRDFLATDGETVQVPPGTYGWTLAVATETDKLVNYILAGEDVTVTPNFNGTGYHADGTDIGATYVEVDLSSQHMWYYKDGVIVLETDIVSGHPMTPTPTGVFYIWNKEEDAVLEGYNPRTEKDYESPVEYWMPVDWTGIGIHDSSWQPAYGGEYWLTAGSNGCVNTPPGVMAELYGMIGIGVPVVIHS
- a CDS encoding O-methyltransferase yields the protein MALNEMMDRPVVKKELVAFMRDRLKRFPGELGELEKTANEKGVPIIPHETAVFLNMLLGQIKPKQILEIGAAIGFSGSLMAQHVGAEGHVTTIDRFEVMINHAKANFEKLGITDKVTLLEGDAAEVLPTLEGPYDFIFMDSAKSKYYEFLPHCIRLLKKDGMLVIDDVFQGGTILDDEKDVPKRVRKIHRRLNKLMDTVLDHPALETSLVPLGDGLLLIVKKEDFDFGYILDEIEAEKQDRA
- the yycF gene encoding response regulator YycF yields the protein MKKVLVVDDEKPISDIIKFNLTKEGYDVFTAFDGEEALAQFAEVGPDIILLDLMLPKMDGLEVCREIRKTSDVPIIMLTAKDSEIDKVLGLELGADDYVTKPFSNRELVARVKANLRRQASPVAPPPEEDDTNEIKIGSLIIHEDAYIVSKRGVEIELTHREFELLHYLAKHLGQVMTREHLLQTVWGYDYFGDVRTVDVTVRRLREKIEDTPSHPTWLITRRGVGYFLKNPDQE
- a CDS encoding hemolysin family protein, which translates into the protein MNPDPEGQSLLSKIALILTLTLLNAYFASAELAFVSINRSKIEKLAKDGDKKAQKVLRLLENPDDFLATIQVAITFAGFFSSASASSNFVGYIEPLLGNIAGGKTIAMIIITVILSYITLVFGELYPKQIALQMPESIARHTAGPIVVVKTLFKPFVWLLSFSTGILKKLTPIEFTNVEEKLTRDEMKAILAQSRGEGVIDPSEFTMMQGVLSLDTKLARELMVPRTDTLMMDLDDDLEYNIALVLNSQYSRIPVYEEDKDNVIGVLHMKNVLKASKEVGFERISFRELVNAPLFVPSTIYIDDLLVEFRKTHTHMAIIKDEYGGVEGIITLEDLLEEIVGDIEDEYDEIYRLSKKIDDNHYVVNGRMPLDKFNQLFKTAIASEEVDTIAGYMIEELGYFPKDDEHATIQTGEYLLTTTQVESGRIRGIRVTREPVQELVVEDE
- the cbpA gene encoding cyclic di-AMP binding protein CbpA; the protein is MLIRSLAIPKRELTIVKESATLRDALDILEESGFRCVPILDETETIFRGNIYKMHIYRHKANGGDMNLPVTHLLKNATKFISIDSSFFKVFFTIKELPYISVLNKDMTFYGILTHNALLNMLAQSWSIDVGSYVLTVIAPGQKGDLYHITKIINRYSSIASCISLDINREDALRRVLVTLPAGTPKQVLDSIVKALERKDFRVTEIENLQVDF